The Gimibacter soli genome includes a region encoding these proteins:
- a CDS encoding MotA/TolQ/ExbB proton channel family protein, which produces MLLNQAFGAIAQFMERGGDVLYMILAVTFIMWVLIIERMWYFTLEFKKQKQRVVDAWEQRHERKSWYAHKIRTAMISEINNNLTSGVSMIKTLVAVCPLVGLLGTVTGMIEVFDVMASQGSSNARAMAAGVSKATIPTMAGMVAALSGVFLSTYIERRAARESERLEDSLTMDH; this is translated from the coding sequence ATGCTGCTTAATCAGGCATTCGGCGCGATTGCACAGTTCATGGAACGGGGCGGCGACGTCCTGTACATGATCCTGGCAGTCACGTTCATCATGTGGGTGCTGATTATTGAGCGCATGTGGTACTTCACGCTGGAGTTCAAGAAACAGAAACAGCGTGTGGTTGATGCCTGGGAACAACGTCACGAACGTAAATCATGGTACGCACACAAGATCCGTACGGCCATGATTTCGGAGATCAACAACAACCTCACGTCGGGTGTCTCCATGATCAAGACCCTCGTTGCCGTGTGCCCGCTTGTCGGGCTTCTCGGTACCGTTACGGGCATGATCGAGGTATTCGACGTGATGGCCTCCCAAGGGTCGTCGAACGCCCGCGCCATGGCGGCGGGTGTTTCGAAAGCAACGATCCCCACGATGGCCGGCATGGTTGCTGCGCTCTCTGGCGTGTTCCTCAGCACCTACATTGAACGGCGTGCAGCCCGTGAATCCGAACGGCTGGAAGACAGCCTGACGATGGATCACTAG
- a CDS encoding tetratricopeptide repeat protein — MRMIKTIKTLPYTVAAAALLAALPAAVPVIGSSAAMAQEAPKPAAKSRKVPALSLDVHKQIQKAQEAIDAKSYAEAEGILREVLAREKINDYERAVAWQINAMLAFEKDDTKGTIRAYEQILKYAESIPEALELQIMFGLAQLYFAEENYPKALQFVKQWETRAEVVGATQILFIGQLHYALSDYKKCVEYVNRAITDAQNSGGGVEVKESWYQLLMSAQWEQGNLKEVRDILEILVINWPKPVYWTQLAGIFGELGQETVSFSLTEAAYKQGFLDDKPQQIVNVAQIQIARQAPIKAAWILEKGFKDKRIEKTGDNQKLLGQSYMLASEWRKAVAPLEAAAKAGNDGDLWLQAGQVLMQLDKYAEALEAFDGAIKALSGQRAGEQRDRKLLTAQMQSGQAHTELKHFKEAEASFGAALKLAKADRDRKTANQWIAYMKAEKAREDMLEGKG; from the coding sequence ATGCGTATGATCAAGACGATCAAAACCCTGCCTTACACTGTAGCAGCCGCTGCCCTTCTTGCAGCCCTGCCCGCAGCGGTTCCGGTTATCGGTTCCTCGGCCGCGATGGCCCAGGAAGCTCCGAAGCCGGCAGCCAAGTCGCGCAAGGTACCGGCCCTGAGCCTGGATGTGCACAAGCAGATCCAGAAAGCCCAGGAAGCCATCGATGCCAAAAGCTATGCCGAGGCAGAAGGGATCCTTCGCGAGGTTCTCGCCCGCGAAAAGATCAACGACTACGAACGTGCGGTAGCCTGGCAGATCAATGCCATGCTGGCGTTCGAGAAGGACGATACCAAGGGAACCATTCGTGCTTACGAACAGATCTTGAAGTATGCCGAATCGATCCCCGAAGCACTGGAGCTGCAGATCATGTTCGGTCTGGCACAGCTCTATTTCGCCGAGGAAAACTACCCGAAGGCCCTGCAATTCGTGAAGCAGTGGGAAACCCGTGCTGAGGTTGTGGGGGCGACCCAGATCCTCTTCATCGGTCAGCTTCACTATGCTCTCAGCGACTACAAGAAATGCGTGGAATATGTGAACCGCGCCATTACCGATGCCCAGAATTCGGGCGGCGGTGTTGAAGTCAAAGAGAGCTGGTACCAGCTGCTGATGAGCGCACAGTGGGAGCAAGGCAATCTCAAGGAAGTCCGCGACATCCTCGAGATCCTCGTGATCAACTGGCCGAAACCTGTTTACTGGACCCAACTTGCCGGCATCTTCGGCGAACTGGGACAGGAAACTGTTTCGTTCTCGCTCACCGAAGCTGCCTACAAGCAAGGCTTCCTCGACGACAAGCCTCAGCAGATTGTCAACGTTGCGCAAATCCAGATCGCCCGTCAGGCTCCTATCAAGGCTGCCTGGATTCTTGAAAAGGGCTTCAAGGACAAGCGTATCGAAAAAACCGGCGACAATCAGAAGCTGCTTGGCCAGTCCTACATGCTGGCGTCGGAATGGCGTAAGGCAGTGGCCCCGCTTGAAGCTGCTGCAAAGGCAGGCAACGACGGTGATCTTTGGCTGCAGGCTGGCCAGGTGCTGATGCAACTGGACAAGTATGCCGAAGCCCTTGAAGCCTTCGACGGTGCGATCAAGGCCCTCTCCGGCCAGCGTGCCGGCGAACAGCGTGATCGCAAGCTGCTGACGGCCCAGATGCAGTCTGGCCAGGCCCATACCGAGCTGAAGCATTTCAAGGAAGCCGAAGCATCTTTCGGTGCTGCACTGAAGCTCGCCAAGGCCGACCGTGACCGCAAGACTGCAAATCAGTGGATTGCCTACATGAAGGCCGAAAAGGCTCGTGAAGACATGCTGGAAGGCAAGGGCTGA
- a CDS encoding ExbD/TolR family protein — translation MRDHAQKNSQEANIDLTPMLDVVFIMLIFFIVTAVFVKESGTDVLKPEAEMGLTQKQVSILIAVKPNDEIWLNRQKIDITAVRTNVEKLHAENPKGTVAIQADVASKAGLVLKVYDAVRDAGVERIAIATEAQ, via the coding sequence ATGAGAGACCACGCACAGAAGAACAGCCAGGAAGCCAACATCGACCTCACCCCGATGCTCGATGTCGTCTTTATCATGCTGATCTTCTTCATTGTCACCGCGGTGTTCGTGAAAGAATCCGGGACTGATGTACTGAAGCCTGAGGCCGAAATGGGCCTTACGCAAAAGCAGGTCAGCATCCTGATCGCGGTCAAGCCGAACGATGAAATCTGGCTCAACCGCCAGAAGATCGACATTACCGCCGTTCGTACCAACGTCGAAAAACTGCATGCCGAGAACCCGAAAGGGACTGTGGCCATTCAGGCAGACGTCGCATCGAAGGCCGGTCTTGTGCTAAAAGTATATGACGCGGTGCGTGACGCCGGCGTCGAACGCATCGCGATTGCAACGGAGGCTCAATGA
- a CDS encoding TonB family protein gives MMITRVASSLVIATGVTFALFFLMQGLVSFRDDVNLGEEKQLRFIDVVEDIPDQPPQRMERKVEKPPEVEKAPEQMTTEVQTSGPNTLNVGIGKSSLGAGVDLGSIDLGPSSDGDYLPLVRVQPQYPRRAQERGVEGYVIVELTVNEDGTVPEESIVIIEAEPKGYFETAAKKAAVKFKYKPKVVNGKAQQVTGVKYRFTFDLADN, from the coding sequence ATGATGATTACACGCGTCGCTTCCTCCCTGGTGATCGCTACCGGCGTGACCTTTGCCCTCTTCTTCCTGATGCAGGGTCTGGTCAGCTTCCGTGACGACGTTAACCTCGGAGAAGAAAAACAGCTCCGCTTCATCGACGTGGTGGAAGACATTCCGGACCAGCCGCCTCAGCGGATGGAACGGAAAGTCGAGAAGCCGCCTGAAGTCGAAAAAGCTCCGGAGCAGATGACGACCGAAGTGCAGACTTCTGGTCCGAACACTCTCAACGTCGGCATTGGCAAATCCAGCCTTGGTGCCGGTGTGGACCTTGGTTCGATCGATCTGGGGCCGAGCTCGGACGGCGACTATCTGCCGCTCGTCCGCGTGCAGCCGCAGTATCCGCGTCGTGCCCAGGAACGTGGTGTCGAGGGTTATGTGATCGTTGAACTGACGGTGAATGAAGACGGCACTGTGCCGGAAGAATCAATCGTCATCATCGAAGCAGAACCCAAGGGCTATTTTGAAACGGCTGCCAAGAAAGCTGCCGTGAAATTCAAATACAAGCCCAAGGTTGTGAACGGCAAGGCACAGCAGGTGACTGGTGTGAAATACCGTTTCACCTTCGATCTTGCAGACAATTAA
- a CDS encoding DUF3450 domain-containing protein, translating to MKRIAVSTAAVASVLLAASVANAQQDARLKSIVDEVNQANQIAQASQQKIDGIADATAKLAGDYRSVLKTNAGLRAYNAQQKRVIDNQIKEIERIKNSIGQIDEIKRQITPLMLEMIENLDEFVKADAPFQAEERAERITALRDLMDDPNVNDPERFRLVLEAYKAEVQYGRTVNAYEGLDDTGRSVNFVRIGRVGFYYQTKDGNETYAWDSKGGKWDRLDGEYNNAVKQLQKMARRQVPLDVLVLPVAAPEGK from the coding sequence GTGAAACGTATAGCTGTCTCGACGGCTGCAGTAGCCTCGGTCCTTCTGGCAGCATCCGTGGCCAACGCGCAGCAGGATGCTCGTCTGAAGTCGATCGTCGACGAGGTGAACCAGGCCAATCAAATCGCTCAAGCTTCGCAACAGAAGATTGATGGCATTGCAGACGCGACGGCAAAGCTCGCCGGCGACTATCGCAGCGTCCTGAAGACCAACGCCGGTCTGCGCGCATACAATGCGCAGCAGAAGCGTGTGATCGACAACCAGATCAAGGAAATCGAGCGGATCAAGAATTCGATCGGCCAGATTGACGAGATCAAGCGTCAGATCACCCCGCTCATGCTGGAAATGATCGAAAATCTCGACGAGTTCGTGAAAGCGGACGCGCCCTTCCAGGCTGAAGAACGTGCTGAACGCATCACCGCGCTGCGCGACCTTATGGACGACCCCAACGTGAATGATCCGGAGCGTTTCCGCCTCGTTCTCGAAGCCTACAAGGCTGAAGTCCAGTACGGCCGTACCGTGAACGCCTATGAAGGCCTCGACGACACTGGCCGTTCGGTCAACTTCGTTCGTATCGGCCGCGTCGGTTTCTACTACCAGACCAAAGACGGTAACGAGACCTACGCCTGGGATTCGAAAGGCGGCAAGTGGGATCGTCTTGACGGCGAATACAACAACGCCGTGAAGCAACTCCAGAAAATGGCCCGCCGTCAGGTTCCGCTTGACGTTCTCGTTCTGCCGGTCGCAGCACCGGAGGGGAAATAA
- the pabB gene encoding aminodeoxychorismate synthase component I, translating into MIRPLDLRSAPLVLLDDSRPFHRAGRSLAFIQPEEVIVAERLDEVAAALAAIDKAYAAGLHVAGWIAYEAAAAFEPRVAAATKSMPDEPLIWMIATKNRISLDSRHVTDALTAARQGPARRNLMRPDAAPFAAVSHKAAVGRIQNYIEAGDVYQVNMTFPMHGDLAGDPLALYEKLRRRQPVPYGAYIDTGDLDDAGTRYRILSLSPELMIARDHNELASRPMKGTAPRGRTPDEDAAIANALAHDEKNRAENLMIVDLIRNDMSRIAAPGSVTVDDLFSVERYRTLHQMTSTVRATADAHLTPSRLVRALFPCGSVTGAPKIRAQEIIGELEAAPRGVYCGAIGHFSHRMDGGADWMLNVPIRTIVMDTKGRGRFPVGSGIVADSDPEAEFEECLLKARFLETPSLTFDLIETIRWEAGHGYALLPRHLARLAASAAYFDFRFDRDEVMASLDQHSILMTGRGGLHRVRLLLRADGAVSVTSAPFTPAPEGVVPTVALGAESVNSADPFLFHKTTHRSLYNKATSESVAAGHADTLFCNEHGRLTEGAISNVFIVKDGEWITPPVEEGLLPGVFRAAFLDDRAADGHPVTVRPIRRDELYAADSLYIANALRGLRAVRLAP; encoded by the coding sequence TTGATACGGCCACTCGACCTGAGATCGGCGCCTCTGGTGCTGCTGGACGATAGCCGCCCGTTTCACCGGGCGGGGCGCTCGCTTGCATTCATACAACCGGAAGAGGTTATCGTCGCCGAGCGGCTGGATGAGGTGGCGGCGGCGCTTGCCGCCATCGACAAGGCCTATGCTGCCGGCCTGCATGTAGCCGGCTGGATCGCCTATGAAGCCGCGGCTGCCTTCGAGCCGCGCGTGGCAGCCGCCACGAAATCCATGCCCGATGAGCCGCTCATCTGGATGATCGCGACAAAGAACCGGATCAGCCTCGATTCGCGCCATGTGACGGATGCCCTGACCGCCGCGCGGCAAGGCCCGGCCCGCCGCAACCTGATGCGCCCGGATGCCGCCCCCTTCGCGGCTGTCAGCCACAAAGCCGCTGTCGGCCGCATCCAGAACTATATCGAGGCAGGCGACGTTTATCAGGTGAACATGACCTTCCCGATGCACGGGGATCTCGCCGGTGACCCGCTCGCGCTTTATGAAAAGCTGCGTCGTCGCCAGCCCGTGCCTTATGGCGCCTATATAGATACGGGTGACCTCGATGATGCCGGGACCCGCTACCGTATCCTTTCGCTGTCGCCCGAGCTGATGATCGCCCGCGACCATAACGAGCTGGCGAGTCGCCCCATGAAAGGCACGGCACCGCGTGGCCGCACCCCTGACGAGGACGCCGCGATCGCCAATGCGCTCGCGCACGATGAAAAGAACCGGGCGGAAAACCTGATGATTGTCGACCTGATCCGCAACGACATGAGCCGCATCGCGGCCCCAGGCAGCGTGACGGTGGACGATCTCTTCTCTGTTGAACGCTACCGCACCCTGCATCAGATGACATCGACCGTGCGGGCCACGGCGGACGCGCATCTCACACCGTCGCGCCTTGTGCGGGCGCTGTTCCCGTGCGGTTCGGTAACGGGTGCCCCGAAGATCAGGGCGCAGGAAATCATCGGCGAACTGGAGGCCGCACCGCGCGGAGTTTACTGCGGGGCGATCGGCCATTTCAGCCACCGGATGGACGGCGGCGCGGACTGGATGCTGAATGTGCCGATCCGCACCATCGTGATGGACACGAAAGGCCGCGGGCGATTCCCGGTGGGCAGCGGCATCGTGGCCGACAGCGACCCCGAGGCCGAGTTCGAGGAATGCCTGCTGAAGGCACGGTTCCTCGAAACCCCCTCGCTTACGTTCGACCTGATCGAGACGATTCGCTGGGAAGCCGGGCATGGCTATGCCCTTTTGCCCCGACATCTGGCGCGGCTCGCCGCCAGTGCGGCCTATTTCGATTTCCGGTTCGACCGCGACGAAGTGATGGCCTCGCTGGATCAGCATTCAATCCTGATGACAGGCCGGGGTGGCCTGCACCGGGTACGGCTGCTCCTCAGGGCTGACGGGGCCGTGAGCGTGACGAGCGCCCCCTTCACGCCAGCACCGGAAGGTGTCGTCCCGACCGTCGCGCTTGGCGCCGAATCGGTTAATTCAGCGGACCCGTTCCTCTTCCATAAAACGACGCATCGCTCCTTATATAATAAGGCGACGAGCGAATCCGTCGCGGCCGGGCACGCCGACACGCTGTTTTGCAACGAGCACGGGCGCCTGACCGAAGGTGCCATCAGCAATGTTTTCATCGTCAAGGACGGCGAGTGGATCACCCCGCCCGTGGAAGAAGGCCTGCTGCCCGGCGTTTTCCGCGCTGCTTTCCTTGATGACCGTGCAGCCGACGGCCACCCGGTGACCGTGCGCCCCATCAGGCGCGATGAGCTTTACGCGGCTGATTCCTTATATATAGCGAATGCGCTGAGAGGCCTGCGCGCGGTGCGGCTGGCGCCATGA
- a CDS encoding MotA/TolQ/ExbB proton channel family protein, translated as MKKILTAAALIAGFSTVTQAQSADLNSLLNKVREGRVAESSEHKQREAEFAQRRAEQQQMLDAERRTQAQLEAESARLEEQRRANETEITAQVQIRRDRLGQLQELFGVLQQAAGDAKSVIQTSHVSVDHADRLTGIQTLVDKASDTAELPSLDEIRAWPTQMMLEAIESGKVVTFDKEVRGVDGNTSTIKLTRIGDFGLVGEGKFYTLKNDGAVEELQRQPAGRFMSTVDSFQSATSGLAAIGVDPSRGQILNLEVEKPTLMERVDQGGVVGYVTLSLGAVGVFLAVVQFLYLFAVKAKVSAQMKSSTPNTNNPLGRVLAVYANNKNVDVETLELKLDEAILKETPALERFLTIIKLISAVAPLFGLLGTVTGMIATFQAITLFGTGDPTMMASGISQALVTTVEGLVVAIPTLLLHAFVAGASKSVIHVLEEQSAGIIAVHAEKEHGHAA; from the coding sequence ATGAAGAAGATTCTTACTGCAGCAGCCCTGATTGCCGGTTTCTCGACCGTCACCCAGGCGCAATCCGCAGACCTCAACTCGCTGCTCAACAAGGTTCGTGAAGGCCGCGTAGCCGAATCGTCCGAACACAAGCAGCGCGAGGCTGAATTCGCCCAGCGCCGTGCCGAACAGCAGCAGATGCTGGACGCCGAGCGTCGCACGCAAGCTCAACTCGAAGCCGAATCGGCTCGTCTGGAAGAGCAGCGCCGTGCCAACGAAACCGAAATCACCGCCCAGGTTCAGATCCGCCGTGACCGTCTCGGTCAGCTGCAGGAACTGTTCGGCGTTCTGCAGCAAGCTGCGGGCGACGCCAAGTCGGTGATCCAGACCTCCCACGTCTCCGTTGACCATGCTGATCGCCTCACCGGCATCCAGACCCTCGTTGACAAAGCTTCCGACACTGCTGAACTGCCGAGCCTGGATGAAATCCGCGCATGGCCGACCCAGATGATGCTCGAAGCCATCGAATCCGGCAAAGTCGTGACCTTCGACAAAGAAGTCCGCGGCGTTGACGGCAACACCTCGACCATCAAGCTGACCCGTATCGGTGACTTCGGTCTCGTCGGCGAAGGCAAATTCTACACCCTGAAAAACGACGGCGCGGTTGAAGAACTGCAGCGTCAGCCGGCCGGCCGCTTCATGTCGACCGTTGACAGCTTCCAGTCGGCTACCTCGGGCCTTGCTGCTATCGGCGTTGACCCGTCGCGCGGCCAGATCCTGAACCTCGAAGTCGAAAAGCCGACCCTGATGGAACGCGTTGACCAGGGTGGTGTCGTCGGTTACGTGACCCTTTCGCTTGGTGCCGTTGGCGTCTTCCTCGCAGTGGTGCAGTTCCTGTATCTCTTCGCTGTGAAAGCCAAGGTTTCGGCCCAGATGAAATCGTCGACCCCGAACACCAACAACCCGCTTGGTCGTGTGCTCGCTGTTTACGCCAACAACAAGAATGTTGACGTAGAGACCCTCGAGCTGAAACTCGACGAAGCGATCCTGAAGGAAACGCCGGCTCTCGAGCGCTTCCTGACCATCATCAAGCTCATCTCCGCCGTGGCCCCGCTCTTCGGTCTCCTCGGTACCGTGACCGGTATGATCGCGACCTTCCAGGCGATCACCCTGTTCGGCACCGGCGACCCGACCATGATGGCCTCGGGCATCTCGCAAGCCCTCGTGACCACTGTGGAAGGTCTCGTTGTTGCTATCCCGACGCTGCTGCTGCATGCGTTCGTGGCTGGTGCTTCGAAATCCGTGATCCACGTGCTCGAGGAACAGTCGGCTGGCATCATCGCCGTCCACGCCGAGAAAGAGCACGGGCATGCTGCTTAA
- a CDS encoding ExbD/TolR family protein, with protein sequence MRKFTKGSQEAEVDLTPMLDIVFIMLIFFIVTASFVKESGIEINKPEDTPASDNPPPPDDEKRAIAFTIDNNNRITHDFRTVDISSVSSIIKKESVERPEAAVVIQPMEGAHTGNVIRIYDAALAVGIPGQKIVVTPKK encoded by the coding sequence ATGCGTAAATTTACCAAGGGGTCTCAGGAGGCCGAAGTCGACCTCACTCCGATGCTCGACATCGTGTTCATCATGCTGATCTTCTTCATCGTAACGGCTTCTTTCGTGAAAGAATCCGGTATCGAGATCAACAAGCCCGAGGATACGCCTGCGAGTGACAACCCGCCGCCGCCCGATGATGAAAAGCGCGCAATCGCTTTCACCATCGACAACAACAACCGGATTACCCACGACTTCCGGACCGTCGATATCTCTTCGGTATCGTCGATCATCAAGAAGGAAAGTGTGGAGCGTCCGGAGGCAGCAGTCGTCATTCAGCCGATGGAAGGCGCGCATACCGGAAACGTTATCCGGATTTATGACGCGGCTCTCGCGGTTGGCATCCCTGGCCAGAAGATCGTGGTGACGCCCAAGAAATAG